The following are encoded together in the Flavobacterium sp. TR2 genome:
- a CDS encoding glycosyltransferase family 4 protein — MKKILFISHQNSLSGAPLVLLYFMQWLKRNHEDYQIDLLVLNEGKLSVDFKSLVKKYYSINDLNSKLIFQNQLPLFMKVRVDKHLNKMLLKKIKKEDYDIIYANTVGALGIASKLKENSNSELVLHIHELSTVIKQILPNFKKLKDNVDKFIAVSDLVKNELSEKWDVETQKIKRVYEFSKIVNAIPIKKNNSEEFIVCGCGYVDWRKGTDLFLQVARLIHSKKHNRTIKFIWIGKLSLADRLVIEADIKKMGLEDFVDFIGEVPNPHDYLKKCDVFLMPSREDPFPLVCIEVAMLNKPIICFDKATGIAEIIKNGGGFVVPYLEVEKMANKVEYYLNNPEMKYQDGLINQQNFSNFTPDKMCPEIFDFLETYESQLV, encoded by the coding sequence ATGAAAAAGATATTATTTATTTCACACCAGAATTCATTATCAGGAGCTCCATTAGTTTTATTATATTTCATGCAATGGCTAAAACGAAATCATGAGGATTATCAAATTGATTTACTAGTGTTAAATGAAGGGAAACTGTCAGTCGATTTTAAAAGTCTTGTAAAAAAATATTACAGTATCAACGATTTAAACAGCAAATTGATTTTTCAAAATCAGCTTCCGCTATTTATGAAAGTGAGAGTTGATAAGCATTTGAATAAAATGCTTTTAAAAAAGATTAAAAAAGAAGATTACGATATAATCTATGCTAACACTGTTGGTGCGTTAGGAATAGCATCTAAATTAAAAGAAAATTCGAATTCAGAATTGGTACTGCATATTCATGAATTAAGTACAGTTATAAAGCAGATATTGCCCAACTTTAAGAAATTAAAAGATAATGTAGATAAATTCATTGCAGTTTCAGATTTAGTAAAAAATGAGTTGTCTGAAAAATGGGATGTTGAAACTCAGAAAATAAAAAGAGTATATGAGTTTTCAAAAATTGTAAATGCTATTCCGATAAAAAAAAATAATTCCGAAGAATTCATTGTATGCGGATGCGGATATGTAGATTGGAGGAAAGGCACAGATTTATTTTTACAGGTTGCAAGACTTATCCATTCGAAAAAACACAACAGAACGATAAAATTTATCTGGATTGGTAAATTAAGTTTGGCAGATAGATTAGTTATTGAGGCTGATATAAAAAAAATGGGATTAGAAGATTTTGTAGATTTTATTGGAGAAGTACCTAATCCTCATGATTATTTAAAGAAGTGTGATGTATTTTTAATGCCGTCTAGAGAAGATCCTTTTCCTTTAGTATGTATAGAGGTTGCAATGCTAAATAAACCAATAATCTGTTTTGATAAAGCCACCGGCATAGCAGAAATTATAAAAAATGGAGGAGGTTTTGTAGTTCCTTATCTTGAAGTTGAAAAAATGGCGAACAAAGTTGAGTATTATCTAAACAATCCGGAGATGAAATATCAAGATGGTCTTATAAATCAACAAAATTTTTCAAATTTTACTCCAGATAAAATGTGCCCTGAGATATTTGATTTCCTAGAAACATATGAATCACAGCTTGTTTAA
- a CDS encoding glycosyltransferase family protein, with translation MISIIICSKDLNLFSQIQKSIKETIGVIAYEIIRIDNSIKNLSITKAYNIGINKSKYEYLVFVHEDVLFHTINWGKILVNIFNLNPKIGLMGVAGTKYKSKYPSAFWHTKEDFLNINLIQHYPHKPTSHFKLGFNENHVEKVVAIDGVFIALKKSIGVHFNEEIIGFHCYDLGISIDVLDVGHHIVVTDQILIEHFSIGNTNLDFINGVIKFHDLYKKKLPKSIDHKNKNLASLALKKFLELCLDNKMVPSNLWIFNIAYSPFDKLNYQILKLKIDTLKMKFKVNG, from the coding sequence ATGATTTCAATAATTATATGTTCCAAAGATCTTAATCTGTTTTCTCAAATACAAAAAAGTATTAAAGAAACAATAGGAGTAATTGCTTATGAAATTATAAGAATCGATAATTCTATAAAGAACTTATCAATAACTAAAGCTTATAATATAGGAATTAATAAGTCAAAATATGAATATTTGGTTTTTGTTCATGAAGATGTCCTTTTTCACACTATAAATTGGGGAAAAATTCTTGTGAATATATTTAATTTAAACCCAAAAATTGGATTGATGGGAGTTGCTGGAACAAAGTATAAAAGCAAATACCCGAGCGCATTTTGGCATACGAAAGAAGATTTTTTAAATATTAATTTGATTCAGCATTATCCACATAAACCAACGAGTCATTTTAAACTAGGTTTTAATGAAAATCATGTCGAAAAAGTTGTAGCAATTGACGGAGTTTTTATAGCTCTTAAAAAAAGTATAGGAGTTCATTTTAATGAAGAAATTATAGGTTTTCATTGTTACGATTTAGGTATTAGCATTGACGTTTTAGATGTAGGGCATCATATTGTAGTAACCGATCAGATTTTAATAGAACATTTTTCCATTGGAAATACAAATCTAGATTTTATAAATGGAGTTATTAAATTTCATGATTTGTATAAAAAAAAACTGCCAAAAAGTATTGATCATAAAAATAAGAACTTAGCATCCTTGGCATTAAAAAAATTTTTAGAATTGTGTCTAGATAATAAAATGGTACCTTCTAATTTATGGATATTCAACATTGCTTATAGCCCTTTTGATAAATTAAATTATCAAATATTGAAATTAAAAATCGATACATTAAAAATGAAATTTAAAGTTAATGGTTAA
- a CDS encoding FkbM family methyltransferase, whose product MRKSIYGLANKLGFKIQNKNRERKRRIKHLSSFCNLVVNYELLVDSYDSIKNLKIKFPEFKIERINDGFLVFFDNQKFIIHTREEFFILNEVYISLDYEFFTHKDVILFDIGANVGLSTLFFSKKEYIKQIYSFEPVEETYVQAKKNFQLNPLQSNKITSYNFGLAGEDKEVVFVFDNERKGRSGLRQGQNDLANKVLTKVVLKDVSKILMPIIKSNHDVSFVVKMDCEGAEYEIFENMMKGEILNHISIFMIEWHDKGADEINSILIRNNFTVFNNYLTPVSGMIYAVKQS is encoded by the coding sequence ATGAGAAAATCGATTTATGGGCTAGCTAATAAACTAGGCTTCAAAATTCAAAATAAAAACAGAGAAAGAAAAAGAAGAATAAAGCATTTAAGTTCTTTTTGTAATTTAGTTGTCAATTATGAATTACTTGTAGATTCATATGACTCTATAAAGAACTTAAAAATTAAATTTCCAGAATTTAAAATAGAAAGAATAAATGATGGTTTTTTGGTTTTTTTTGATAATCAGAAGTTTATAATTCATACGCGAGAAGAATTTTTTATTTTAAATGAAGTGTATATTTCTTTGGATTATGAATTTTTTACACATAAAGATGTGATTTTGTTTGATATAGGAGCAAATGTTGGTTTATCAACACTCTTTTTCTCTAAAAAAGAATATATTAAGCAAATTTATTCATTTGAACCTGTTGAAGAAACTTATGTCCAAGCCAAAAAGAATTTTCAGCTTAATCCATTGCAGAGCAATAAAATTACTTCATACAACTTTGGATTAGCGGGAGAAGATAAAGAGGTGGTTTTTGTATTTGATAATGAAAGAAAAGGTAGAAGTGGTTTGCGTCAAGGCCAAAATGATTTAGCAAATAAGGTACTGACGAAAGTTGTCTTAAAAGATGTTTCAAAAATTTTAATGCCAATTATAAAATCGAATCATGATGTGAGTTTTGTTGTTAAAATGGATTGTGAAGGTGCAGAATATGAAATTTTTGAAAATATGATGAAGGGTGAAATATTAAACCATATAAGTATATTTATGATTGAATGGCATGATAAAGGAGCAGATGAAATTAATTCGATTTTGATTAGAAATAACTTTACGGTTTTTAATAATTATTTAACCCCAGTATCTGGAATGATTTATGCAGTTAAACAGTCATAA
- a CDS encoding glycosyltransferase family 2 protein has product MVKVSIILPSYNHSEFLLERLKSIHNQTYKNWEAIIIDDQSTDDSVPIISSFLGQNTDFKVKYFIVNEKNSGSGYFSWQKGIELADTEYIWIAETDDYSSINFLDKMINVLENNPQIALAFCDSNYVDKNKEYLYDSSKRTSVLKVAIEEFGIFNNKILLNSMPLNPLITNGSSVVFRKPLTEIPIEIFQQKQLSDLFLWSYLVKNKDFSFLNKKLNFFRRHEGSTTTKNQLLYKQVLFDEIIFYSNYFRVSKEKLKAVIYYFVQNSTFSMNALKKIEGFNQREITYYYVNSSCKIFIKKIIKSLCQLYR; this is encoded by the coding sequence ATGGTTAAAGTTTCGATAATATTACCAAGTTATAATCATAGTGAATTTTTGCTAGAAAGATTAAAAAGCATACATAATCAAACTTACAAAAATTGGGAAGCAATTATAATTGATGATCAATCTACGGATGATAGTGTTCCGATAATTTCAAGTTTTCTTGGGCAAAATACCGATTTTAAGGTAAAATACTTTATTGTTAATGAGAAAAATTCAGGAAGTGGTTATTTCTCCTGGCAGAAGGGAATTGAATTGGCTGATACCGAATATATTTGGATAGCAGAAACGGATGATTATTCGAGTATTAATTTTCTGGATAAAATGATAAATGTTTTAGAAAATAATCCGCAGATTGCTTTAGCATTTTGTGATTCTAATTATGTTGATAAAAACAAAGAATATCTATATGATAGCTCCAAAAGAACATCAGTTTTAAAAGTAGCTATAGAAGAATTTGGAATCTTTAACAATAAAATTTTATTAAATTCAATGCCTCTAAATCCATTAATAACAAATGGAAGTAGTGTTGTTTTTAGAAAACCTTTAACTGAAATTCCGATTGAAATATTTCAGCAAAAACAATTGTCAGATCTTTTTTTATGGTCTTATTTAGTAAAAAATAAAGATTTTAGTTTTTTAAACAAAAAATTAAATTTTTTTAGAAGACACGAAGGATCAACTACTACAAAAAATCAATTACTTTATAAACAGGTATTATTTGATGAGATTATTTTTTATAGTAATTATTTTAGGGTTTCAAAAGAAAAGTTAAAAGCTGTAATTTATTATTTTGTCCAAAATTCTACATTTTCAATGAATGCATTAAAAAAAATAGAAGGTTTTAATCAGCGAGAGATTACTTATTATTATGTGAATTCAAGCTGTAAAATTTTCATAAAAAAAATAATAAAATCTTTATGCCAACTGTATCGGTAA
- a CDS encoding glycosyltransferase family 4 protein gives MNESIKVILISQVALPYSKIGSWPALYNNYLENDHKLDYIVCPETSKKNNSIQYYFVQETFLDKLQQRVFKRKNQQYLRALAKIIQPNEKYIIQIIDNYGMVEPVHDYLVSKKVLTNCYIHFFYHGFSPYIKSNSGINFYDVINELTVLTYDSYKEHKKKINVLPCHFSVLHNGIDTTKFKKASIVEREDLRKKIHVENKKVFIWCSQDRPKKGLHIILEAWANIYNSQKNIVLLVIGCERKDEIEGVKFLGRMPNDELSNYLKASDCYLFSTLCQEGFGLSLIEALHCGNYCIASAMGGVPEVLQYGKLGKLIENPHFVSEWVDAINDFLAGKFVTPEIPNDLYSSEKWNIGMNEIIEKARLRLASK, from the coding sequence ATGAATGAGTCAATAAAAGTTATTCTAATATCTCAAGTGGCTCTTCCTTATTCAAAAATAGGAAGTTGGCCAGCATTGTATAACAATTATCTGGAAAATGACCATAAATTAGATTATATTGTTTGCCCTGAAACAAGCAAAAAAAATAATTCTATACAATATTATTTTGTTCAGGAAACTTTTCTGGACAAATTGCAGCAAAGAGTATTTAAGCGTAAAAATCAGCAATATCTTAGGGCTTTAGCTAAGATTATTCAACCAAATGAGAAATACATAATTCAGATTATTGATAATTATGGAATGGTGGAGCCTGTTCATGATTATTTGGTTTCTAAAAAAGTTTTAACCAATTGTTATATCCATTTTTTTTATCATGGATTTTCTCCATACATTAAATCAAATTCAGGAATTAATTTTTATGATGTTATAAATGAATTGACCGTTTTAACTTATGATAGTTATAAGGAACACAAAAAAAAAATAAATGTTTTACCCTGCCATTTTTCTGTTCTTCATAACGGTATAGATACTACAAAGTTTAAAAAAGCATCTATTGTTGAAAGAGAAGACCTAAGAAAAAAAATTCATGTAGAGAATAAAAAAGTCTTTATTTGGTGCTCACAAGATCGGCCGAAGAAAGGATTGCACATTATTTTAGAAGCATGGGCAAATATCTATAATTCTCAAAAGAATATAGTTCTGCTAGTTATAGGATGTGAGAGAAAGGACGAAATTGAGGGCGTCAAGTTTTTAGGAAGAATGCCAAATGATGAATTATCAAATTACCTTAAAGCATCAGACTGTTATCTTTTTTCAACACTTTGTCAGGAAGGTTTTGGGCTTAGTTTAATTGAAGCCTTGCACTGTGGTAATTATTGTATAGCATCGGCAATGGGAGGGGTACCCGAAGTTTTGCAATATGGGAAATTAGGTAAATTAATAGAAAATCCACATTTTGTTTCGGAATGGGTCGATGCAATAAATGATTTTTTAGCAGGAAAATTTGTGACTCCAGAAATCCCTAATGATTTGTATTCTTCGGAAAAATGGAATATTGGAATGAATGAAATCATTGAAAAAGCAAGACTAAGATTAGCAAGTAAATAA
- a CDS encoding glycosyltransferase family 2 protein, with product MHSDFKVSVCMITYGHEKYIRQAIEGVLMQECDFEVELIISNDCSPDMTDEVVQDIVKNYPKKSRIKYFKHEINLGIMPNLFFSLEQCTGKYVAMCEGDDYWITKDKLQKQVDILENNEDGGLVYSNAKHYIEKTGEYLEFPYKDIKNPNQIIPEMLKSKFIEFASTVFRKKILDTVLETLREELKGKVIGDTRILLETIYISKLYYLNEVSCVYRILDGSASHPMTIDKFIFTLQDSYFCRKSFVQRNNLNRAWLSDSICNTNRILINKAFVVNSCLDTIHLLKNILILDTFKYCKWNVFKKKMNLSIWIKFVLSLIGIGVLRQKLK from the coding sequence ATGCATTCTGATTTTAAAGTTAGTGTTTGTATGATCACTTATGGTCATGAAAAATATATTCGTCAGGCTATAGAAGGAGTATTAATGCAAGAGTGTGATTTTGAGGTTGAGCTAATTATTTCTAATGATTGTTCTCCGGATATGACTGACGAGGTGGTTCAAGATATCGTAAAAAATTATCCTAAAAAATCAAGAATAAAATATTTTAAACATGAAATTAATCTAGGAATAATGCCTAATTTATTTTTTTCTTTAGAGCAATGTACAGGAAAATATGTTGCTATGTGCGAAGGGGATGATTATTGGATAACAAAAGATAAATTACAAAAGCAAGTCGACATTTTAGAAAATAATGAAGATGGAGGTTTAGTTTATTCAAATGCTAAACACTACATCGAGAAAACTGGAGAATACTTAGAATTTCCTTATAAGGATATAAAAAATCCAAATCAGATAATTCCTGAAATGTTAAAAAGTAAATTTATTGAATTTGCTTCTACAGTTTTTAGAAAAAAAATATTAGATACAGTATTAGAGACGTTAAGAGAAGAATTAAAAGGGAAAGTAATAGGAGATACAAGAATACTATTAGAAACAATTTATATCTCAAAATTATATTATTTGAATGAAGTTTCTTGTGTTTATAGAATTTTAGATGGGAGTGCGAGCCATCCCATGACCATTGATAAATTTATTTTTACTTTACAAGATTCCTATTTCTGTAGAAAAAGTTTTGTTCAAAGAAATAATTTAAATAGAGCTTGGTTATCTGATTCAATTTGTAATACAAATAGGATATTAATTAACAAGGCTTTCGTTGTTAATAGCTGCCTAGATACTATTCATCTATTAAAAAATATTTTAATTTTAGATACTTTTAAATATTGTAAATGGAACGTCTTTAAGAAAAAAATGAATTTAAGTATTTGGATAAAGTTTGTCCTATCACTAATTGGTATAGGTGTTTTAAGACAGAAACTAAAATGA
- a CDS encoding glycosyltransferase family 2 protein has translation MPTVSVIIPTYNRAKYLALTLESIVRQTYQDFEIIVVDDGTPNNENEIICSKFDKVRYYKIKNTGGPAAPRNTGIQKASGKYIAFVDDDDLWLPQKLGIQVKILETNPDFGLVHSYCQVINEYGIVQDKIIGRPGSIDIKHGDVRMKMIGNWTIMSSTPLIKRSIIEKVGYFNEKMPPAGEDTEYWTRCSFETKFYYIDEPLVKYRVHSKNISSDKKKYYKLDLYLKEILLKQKKKNKISNTIYKKLLSKICIKQINHIKQHCFLSLKILFELDTFWFLRWTNFKSLIIVVFFNKIKK, from the coding sequence ATGCCAACTGTATCGGTAATTATTCCAACATATAACAGAGCTAAATATTTGGCTTTAACATTGGAAAGTATTGTAAGACAAACTTATCAGGACTTTGAAATAATTGTTGTAGATGATGGTACACCAAACAACGAAAATGAAATTATTTGTTCAAAATTTGATAAAGTACGTTATTATAAAATAAAAAATACTGGAGGACCAGCTGCTCCAAGAAATACAGGTATTCAAAAGGCTTCTGGAAAATATATTGCCTTTGTTGATGATGATGACTTATGGCTTCCTCAAAAACTAGGAATACAAGTTAAAATATTAGAAACTAATCCAGATTTTGGATTAGTTCATTCTTATTGTCAGGTAATAAACGAGTATGGTATTGTACAAGATAAAATTATAGGGAGACCAGGATCAATTGACATAAAGCATGGTGACGTTCGAATGAAAATGATAGGTAATTGGACTATAATGTCATCTACACCACTAATTAAAAGAAGCATTATTGAGAAGGTTGGATATTTTAATGAAAAGATGCCACCTGCAGGAGAAGATACTGAATATTGGACTAGATGTTCTTTTGAAACTAAATTTTATTATATAGATGAGCCACTAGTAAAATATAGGGTTCATTCTAAAAACATATCATCTGATAAGAAGAAATATTACAAACTAGATCTTTATTTAAAAGAAATTTTATTAAAGCAAAAAAAGAAGAATAAAATTTCGAATACTATCTATAAGAAACTTTTAAGTAAAATATGTATTAAGCAAATAAATCATATTAAACAGCATTGTTTTTTATCACTTAAAATCCTTTTTGAACTTGATACTTTTTGGTTTTTAAGATGGACTAATTTTAAAAGCCTAATAATCGTTGTTTTTTTTAACAAAATTAAAAAATAA
- a CDS encoding glycosyltransferase family A protein, producing MRIDFNPNKDKQREPNYFFHQVIIPIYIPNFNGYFRESFQILKYCLESLLKTAHSRTFITLVNNGSCRDVVDYLDELYRIGKIHEIIHTSNIGKLNAVLKGISGHDFSLITVSDSDVLFLNDWQEETYKVFENFPKTGAVCPTPSSRSLKNYTSNIWFELFFSKSLYFSKVKNPKALKAFAESVGNSRFYNEAHLEKYLTVSNKNSRAVVGAGHFVTTYRKEAFEKNNLKYSDFVLGGESEKKLLDLPVIRKGMWRLSTEDNFAYHLGNVEEQWMKEVLGALKSNNYVDEKPIILKNIRTSKFEFFIKNTIFSRIIAQKKIWRYCIKYKGLSSKEAAKY from the coding sequence ATGCGAATAGATTTTAACCCAAATAAAGATAAACAGCGAGAGCCGAACTATTTTTTTCATCAGGTAATTATCCCTATTTATATACCAAATTTTAATGGATATTTTAGAGAAAGTTTTCAGATTCTAAAATATTGTTTGGAATCTTTATTGAAGACAGCCCATTCTAGAACATTTATAACTTTAGTTAATAATGGAAGTTGCAGAGATGTAGTTGATTATCTAGATGAATTGTACCGAATTGGAAAGATACATGAAATTATTCATACTTCTAATATCGGAAAACTTAATGCTGTCTTAAAAGGTATTTCGGGTCATGATTTTTCTCTTATAACGGTGTCTGATAGTGATGTTCTTTTTTTAAATGATTGGCAGGAAGAAACCTATAAGGTTTTTGAAAATTTTCCTAAAACCGGAGCGGTTTGTCCAACTCCTTCTTCACGTTCTCTCAAAAATTATACATCTAATATTTGGTTCGAGTTATTTTTTTCAAAATCGCTTTATTTTTCAAAAGTTAAAAACCCAAAGGCCTTAAAAGCGTTTGCTGAAAGTGTTGGGAATTCTAGATTTTATAATGAGGCACATCTCGAAAAATACCTTACGGTTTCTAATAAAAATAGTAGAGCAGTAGTTGGAGCAGGACACTTTGTTACGACTTATAGAAAAGAAGCTTTTGAAAAAAATAATTTGAAATATTCAGATTTCGTCCTTGGAGGAGAAAGCGAAAAGAAATTGTTAGATTTACCAGTCATTAGAAAAGGAATGTGGAGACTTTCTACAGAAGATAATTTTGCATATCATTTAGGAAATGTAGAAGAACAATGGATGAAAGAAGTTTTAGGTGCTTTAAAATCAAATAATTATGTTGATGAGAAACCAATTATTTTGAAAAATATTAGAACCTCAAAATTTGAATTTTTTATAAAAAACACAATATTTTCAAGGATCATTGCACAAAAGAAGATTTGGAGGTATTGTATAAAATATAAAGGACTTTCAAGCAAGGAAGCTGCAAAATATTAA
- a CDS encoding acetyltransferase, with protein MLIIGAKGFAKEVLEVVNESDEIDNLVFYDDISESVDNILFNRFPILRNREEASNYLKKIDNRFTLGIGNPLLRKKLYQVFKDLGGVFTSTISTKSNIGNYDINVGVGSNILAGSTISNSVTIGMGVILYYNSVVTHDCIIGDFVEISPGATILGRSKISDYCQVGANSTILPDLNIGTNVIVGAGAVVTKDIPDNSIVVGIPGKIIKELPSLNF; from the coding sequence ATGTTAATTATTGGAGCAAAAGGTTTTGCGAAAGAAGTTTTGGAAGTCGTAAATGAATCAGATGAAATTGATAATTTAGTATTTTATGATGATATCAGCGAGTCTGTAGATAATATTTTGTTTAATAGATTTCCAATTTTAAGGAATCGTGAAGAGGCCTCGAATTATTTAAAAAAAATTGATAATAGATTTACTTTAGGTATTGGAAATCCATTGTTAAGAAAAAAACTTTATCAAGTTTTTAAGGATTTAGGAGGGGTTTTTACTTCTACTATTAGCACTAAATCAAATATTGGAAATTATGATATAAATGTTGGAGTAGGATCTAATATTTTAGCAGGATCGACTATTTCAAATAGTGTTACAATAGGAATGGGAGTTATATTATACTATAATTCAGTTGTAACTCATGATTGTATTATTGGAGACTTTGTCGAAATATCACCTGGTGCTACAATTTTAGGACGCTCTAAAATTTCAGATTATTGTCAGGTAGGAGCAAATTCTACAATACTTCCAGATCTCAATATCGGCACAAATGTTATTGTAGGAGCTGGAGCGGTCGTTACAAAAGATATTCCAGATAATAGTATAGTGGTTGGGATTCCAGGTAAAATTATTAAAGAATTGCCCTCCCTTAATTTTTAA
- a CDS encoding glycosyltransferase, with translation MNKSSIISVCMITYGHEKYIREAIEGVLMQNSDFEIEIILFNDCSPDNTDKIIQDIIKNHERGSWIKYIKHDQNVGMMVNFLQALKACKGDYIALCEGDDYWVDPLKLQKQISFLSSNPHFSLCFHNSIIKSENNERVMLEELGKLEFDTKDILHQWFIPTASIVFRNYSDFVFPDWFVNCQSGDIPLLLLLSLRGNIKYIDEVMSVYRLHQGGVSNTHREYSKVIGMVYIYQSFNFYTKLKFDEEIKNAIIYEMRCHLPEIQELKQLRNNNKSLLKRILVRLKKKLR, from the coding sequence ATGAATAAATCTTCTATTATAAGCGTTTGTATGATTACTTATGGCCACGAAAAATATATTCGTGAAGCAATAGAAGGGGTATTGATGCAAAACTCTGATTTTGAAATTGAAATAATATTATTTAATGATTGCTCTCCTGATAATACAGATAAAATAATTCAAGATATAATTAAAAACCACGAAAGAGGCTCATGGATTAAATATATAAAACATGATCAAAATGTAGGCATGATGGTTAACTTTTTACAGGCACTCAAAGCTTGTAAAGGGGATTATATTGCCCTTTGTGAAGGCGATGATTATTGGGTTGATCCTTTAAAACTGCAAAAGCAAATTAGTTTTTTGTCTTCCAATCCTCACTTTAGTTTATGTTTTCATAATAGTATCATTAAGAGTGAAAACAATGAGAGGGTAATGTTAGAAGAATTAGGCAAATTAGAGTTTGATACCAAAGATATTCTGCATCAATGGTTTATTCCTACTGCTTCGATTGTTTTTAGAAATTATTCTGATTTTGTTTTTCCTGATTGGTTTGTAAATTGTCAAAGTGGAGATATTCCATTATTGTTGTTACTATCACTTAGAGGGAACATAAAATATATAGATGAAGTAATGTCTGTATACAGGCTTCATCAAGGAGGAGTCTCAAATACACATAGAGAATATTCTAAAGTTATTGGCATGGTATATATCTATCAATCTTTCAATTTTTACACAAAGCTAAAATTTGATGAAGAAATTAAAAACGCTATTATTTATGAGATGAGATGCCATTTGCCAGAAATTCAAGAATTAAAACAATTAAGAAATAATAATAAGAGTCTTTTAAAAAGAATCCTTGTTAGATTAAAAAAGAAACTTAGATAA
- a CDS encoding glycosyltransferase family 2 protein — MQLNSHNKISIIIPTYNRVDVLVETLNSVLGQTYKNWECIIVDDGSEDNISEVLIPYLKDSRFKFYNRPPEKKKGANSCRNYGFEMSSGEFIKWFDSDDIMLPDFLQKQCNYLEQNKNLDFCVCLSETFIEGTDKTYINKANRNASDNPISSYLFKNHFFLTAAPLWRKEFLRCNNLLFDEELSNSDESDFHFRVIILRPKYYYSDDILYKVRRGNMSITQDKKNLLPTLYSKVRFFKKVELEIKKIKIKDENLIYDYLLSRQLNLFYEIQKINKRSIIECCHDFSQLFFLLKKSRISIFHKIKILVGFLLVSFFGKGYQLIYFKVNCRELIEN; from the coding sequence ATGCAGTTAAACAGTCATAATAAAATTTCAATAATAATTCCTACTTATAATCGAGTAGATGTACTAGTAGAAACTCTAAATAGTGTATTAGGACAAACCTATAAAAATTGGGAATGTATCATAGTTGATGATGGTAGTGAAGATAATATTTCTGAGGTTTTAATTCCTTATTTAAAAGATTCAAGATTTAAATTTTATAATAGACCACCTGAAAAGAAAAAAGGAGCTAATTCGTGCAGAAATTACGGTTTTGAAATGAGTAGTGGAGAATTCATAAAATGGTTCGATAGTGATGATATTATGCTTCCTGATTTCTTACAAAAGCAATGCAATTATTTAGAGCAAAATAAAAACCTAGATTTTTGTGTTTGTTTATCTGAGACTTTTATAGAGGGAACTGATAAAACATATATTAATAAAGCAAATAGAAATGCTTCTGATAATCCTATTAGCTCGTATCTTTTCAAAAATCATTTTTTTTTAACTGCGGCGCCTTTATGGAGAAAGGAATTTTTAAGGTGCAATAATTTATTATTTGATGAAGAGCTGTCAAATAGTGATGAGTCAGATTTTCATTTTAGAGTTATAATTTTAAGACCAAAATATTATTATTCAGATGATATTCTTTATAAAGTTAGAAGAGGTAATATGAGTATAACTCAAGACAAAAAAAATCTTCTTCCTACTTTATATTCAAAAGTAAGATTCTTTAAAAAAGTGGAATTAGAAATAAAAAAAATTAAGATAAAAGATGAAAATCTAATTTATGATTATTTATTATCTCGACAGCTTAATTTATTTTATGAAATTCAAAAAATAAATAAAAGATCTATAATTGAATGTTGCCATGATTTTAGCCAATTGTTTTTTCTTTTAAAAAAAAGTCGTATTTCTATTTTTCATAAAATTAAAATTCTAGTTGGTTTTTTACTGGTTTCATTTTTTGGAAAAGGATATCAATTAATTTACTTTAAGGTTAATTGTAGAGAGTTAATCGAGAACTGA